A genomic stretch from Pomacea canaliculata isolate SZHN2017 linkage group LG2, ASM307304v1, whole genome shotgun sequence includes:
- the LOC112557845 gene encoding alternative oxidase, mitochondrial-like, whose protein sequence is MSSSTIFLRSSARTLCASRIVISAAELNLSSAPAVGRLVCAVAPQVRHLTTQREIRENIKDYREGKFDKIPDPGHLEHFRNKSERKVKVAEEGERSQQGAQQVQGVQNVPGVDGEQSVQGAQGHINEEPPMGVYAMPHPIWTEDQLHDVKVTHKPPEGIVDRLALITVKTLRGCFDVFSGFKTGQRTDAKWLNRIIFLETVAAVPGMVAAMVRHMKSLRWMQRDHGWIHTLLEEAENERMHLMTALQLKQPSTLFRMSVIGVQGVFVTMFFVWYAVSPRFCHRFVGYLEEEAVKTYSKCLEDMEHGSIIHWKTLPAPPVAINYWRLPENAKLRDVILAIRADEAHHRVVNHTLASLKKDEFNPYKPGH, encoded by the exons ATGTCGTCGTCCACCATTTTTCTACGATCTAGTGCACGCACACTTTGTGCGTCGAGAATAGTTATCAGTGCGGCGGAACTAAATTTGTCGTCTGCACCAGCAGTTGGGAGACTCGTCTGCGCTGTTGCACCTCAG GTGCGACATTTAACGACGCAGAGAGAGATTCGGGAAAATATTAAAGACTACAGAGAAGGCAAATTCGATAAAATTCCTGACCCAGGACATCTGGAACATTTCAG AAACAAGTCCGAAAGAAAGGTGAAGGTCGCCGAGGAAGGGGAGAGGTCACAACAAGGAGCGCAGCAAGTGCAGGGCGTTCAGAACGTGCCTGGAGTCGACGGAGAGCAGTCTGTTCAGGGGGCTCAAGGTCACATAAATGAAGAACCACCAATGGGAGTTTACGCCATGCCCCATCCCATATG GACAGAGGACCAGCTTCATGATGTTAAAGTGACTCATAAACCACCAGAGGGCATTGTTGACAGG ctgGCACTTATCACTGTCAAAACTCTGCGAGGCTGTTTTGACGTATTTTCTGGATTTAAAACTGGTCAAAGAACAGATGCAAAATGGTTAAA tcGCATTATTTTCCTGGAGACAGTGGCTGCAGTGCCTGGCATGGTGGCAGCCATGGTGCGCCACATGAAATCCTTGCGCTGGATGCAGCGTGACCACGGGTGGATCCACACTCTCTTAG agGAGGCTGAAAATGAAAGGATGCATTTAATGACTGCTTTACAACTTAAACAACCCTCCACATTGTTTAGAATGTCTGTTATTGGTGTACAAG GAGTATTTGTTACAATGTTCTTCGTGTGGTATGCAGTTAGCCCTCGATTTTGTCATCGATTTGTGGGCTACCTGGAGGAGGAAGCTGTCAAGACATACTCCAAGTGCCTAGAG GATATGGAACATGGCTCAATAATCCACTGGAAAACGCTACCTGCACCTCCTGTGGCCATTAACTATTGGAGACTACCG GAGAACGCCAAGTTGCGAGATGTCATTCTGGCTATCCGAGCTGATGAAGCCCACCATCGAGTGGTGAACCACACTCTAGCCTCCTTGAAGAAAGATGAATTCAACCCTTACAAGCCTGGCCATTGA
- the LOC112556095 gene encoding alternative oxidase, mitochondrial-like, whose amino-acid sequence MFLVRPLTGRASIRPQYSSRILWQNSASKVFKFTVTGPTKANAPTKIVQSSHRRTLATKDTREEVMPKYKGGDFKVTPDPSHIDHFKTKKERKEESERSSPCRTSMNESPPAACKTFDREPACDNSEAECVTVTHRQPHGMLDKVALSAARGLNQAIVYIANYNKHIKTNEQIWLSRITIYEALNAVPPSVAASVHHVTSILLMRFDYGAIHGLIEEAKDEQMHLFAALQAKKASIFLRLSVLLMQGVFIPIYTVFYVICPKMCHRFTAYLDEESVAAYTECLREIKDGQLAEWRCAPAPPCAKKYWKLSPSATMRDFILVIRADEARHRKVNHSLASMRKKRDRSPSRDGCEEQDN is encoded by the exons ATGTTTCTCGTAAGACCGTTGACGGGGCGAGCAAGTATACGCCCGCAGTATTCATCGAGAATTCTTTGGCAGAATTCAGCATCGAAGGTTTTTAAATTCACTGTAACTGGCCCTACAAAAGCCAATGCTCCCACGAAGATT GTTCAATCTTCACATCGCAGAACCCTGGCAACTAAAGACACTAGAGAAGAAGTCATGCCGAAGTATAAGGGTGGGGACTTCAAAGTGACTCCTGACCCAAGTCACATCGATCATTTTAA AACTAAGAAGGAACGTAAAGAGGAAAGTGAGCGAAGCAGTCCTTGTCGGACTTCCATGAATGAAAGCCCGCCTGCAGCGTGCAAAACGTTTGACCGGGAACCTGCATG TGATAATAGTGAAGCTGAGTGTGTGACGGTGACACACAGGCAGCCTCATGGGATGCTAGACAAG GTTGCCCTGTCAGCAGCTCGAGGACTGAACCAAGCGATAGTATACATCGCTAACTATAACAAACACATCAAAACTAACGAACAAATATGGCTGAG TCGCATTACTATCTATGAAGCGCTGAACGCCGTGCCTCCATCAGTTGCGGCCTCAgtacatcacgtgacctccaTCTTGCTTATGCGCTTTGATTATGGAGCAATACATGGACTCATTG AGGAAGCAAAGGACGAGCAGATGCACCTGTTCGCGGCTCTACAGGCAAAGAAAGCTAGTATCTTCCTCCGCTTGTCCGTTCTTCTCATGCAAG GCGTTTTTATACCCATCTACACCGTTTTCTACGTGATCTGCCCGAAGATGTGTCATCGGTTTACGGCCTACCTTGATGAGGAGTCTGTGGCAGCTTACACCGAGTGTCTCCGG GAAATAAAAGATGGTCAGCTGGCAGAATGGAGATGTGCTCCAGCACCACCCTGTGCTAAGAAGTACTGGAAGCTATCG CCTTCAGCAACCATGCGTGACTTCATATTGGTGATCCGTGCTGACGAAGCCCGCCATCGCAAGGTCAACCACTCTCTGGcttcaatgagaaaaaaacGTGACCGTTCCCCTTCACGTGACGGCTGCGAGGAGCAGGACAATTAG
- the LOC112556097 gene encoding cytochrome c oxidase subunit NDUFA4-like — protein sequence MKGLTLSSLKGHPSLIPLFVCVGTGVAGAAYYLLRLSTRNPDVSWKRDEVNEYPWNAYKPTDQYKFYSPKRDYSKEKFPEERPNI from the exons atgaaaggaTTGACGCTTTCAAGTCTCAAGGGACATCCTTCT TTGATCCCCTTGTTTGTGTGCGTTGGTACTGGAGTCGCTGGTGCCGCATATTATCTTCTACGTTTGAGTACCCGTAATCCAGATGTCAG CTGGAAGCGAGATGAGGTGAATGAGTATCCTTGGAATGCATACAAACCAACTGACCAGTACAAG ttttattcacCCAAAAGAGACTACTCGAAGGAAAAGTTCCCAGAAGAAAGGCCTAACATTTAA